The following coding sequences are from one Paenibacillus sp. FSL R5-0912 window:
- a CDS encoding tetratricopeptide repeat protein, with the protein MISEALLIKLISKIGLNKLKIRDLISDNGINGLKVHDLIYQCISLKASHIDYSDYFESQFIAFFKEHLIKKDYFYFRTLHLHKEKLINMTKKYPDEFALIYVSLEHLELEALVETLEKINIHKFLGSEYNFNQEDYFQILAFIDCIEYIHRLRKWRSTDEGIKFAEEQLPFLEQLMGIKGLSNEVKYELMHHRGKFYVFVKDTDKAEEYFRQVIENVPKPFHSKLQLLKITYTTKTEEAKEHLIDIFKSFDENRQQVSISIVLAAFNELKKTEFKEVIDEYLFNGTLFEEAISMSSIWGFTQPYQVITEIGKTISYHDPTRFIKIMEMIPEPSEESSTDYMLFLSGQLYKELGKCYRQVEGLNSEKGQSAFESSKIFFEKMFKTNSFQKTQICELYQLLALPSLAISKLEEVPIKDRDNSFWHHRYSLSLYDLSDLGNALLEINTAIDIIKKSEERFRTTFLNHKAQVLTALGDQTNALAIYQEALKFCTSDKFRNSIETAIGNLSGTPEK; encoded by the coding sequence GTGATTAGCGAAGCGTTACTTATTAAATTAATATCAAAAATCGGTTTGAATAAACTGAAGATCCGAGATTTAATAAGTGACAATGGAATAAATGGATTAAAAGTCCATGATTTAATATATCAATGCATTTCTCTAAAAGCTAGTCATATAGATTATTCGGATTATTTTGAATCACAGTTTATTGCTTTTTTTAAAGAGCATTTAATAAAAAAAGATTACTTTTATTTTAGAACATTGCATCTTCATAAAGAAAAATTAATTAATATGACCAAAAAATATCCGGATGAGTTTGCCTTAATTTATGTTTCACTTGAACATTTAGAATTAGAAGCTCTAGTAGAAACACTTGAAAAAATCAATATTCACAAGTTTCTTGGTTCAGAATACAATTTCAATCAAGAGGATTACTTTCAAATATTAGCTTTTATTGATTGCATTGAATATATTCATAGGCTTAGAAAATGGAGAAGTACTGATGAAGGTATTAAATTTGCTGAAGAACAGTTACCTTTCCTAGAACAATTGATGGGAATTAAAGGGTTGAGTAATGAAGTTAAATATGAACTAATGCACCATAGAGGAAAGTTTTATGTTTTTGTCAAAGATACTGATAAAGCAGAGGAATATTTTCGTCAAGTAATTGAAAATGTCCCCAAACCATTTCATAGTAAATTGCAATTGTTAAAAATAACTTATACTACAAAGACTGAAGAAGCAAAAGAACATTTAATAGACATCTTTAAATCCTTTGATGAAAATCGTCAGCAGGTAAGTATATCCATTGTACTTGCGGCTTTTAATGAACTTAAAAAAACTGAGTTTAAAGAAGTTATTGACGAATATTTATTTAACGGAACTCTTTTTGAAGAAGCGATATCTATGTCTTCTATTTGGGGATTCACGCAACCGTATCAAGTTATCACTGAGATTGGCAAGACAATATCTTACCATGATCCGACAAGATTTATTAAGATTATGGAGATGATACCAGAACCTTCTGAAGAGTCATCTACTGATTATATGTTGTTTTTATCAGGCCAATTATACAAGGAGCTTGGCAAATGTTATAGGCAAGTCGAAGGTTTGAATTCTGAGAAAGGCCAAAGTGCGTTTGAATCATCAAAAATATTCTTTGAAAAAATGTTCAAAACAAATAGCTTTCAAAAGACCCAGATTTGCGAGTTGTACCAATTATTAGCGTTACCTTCACTTGCAATAAGTAAATTAGAAGAGGTACCAATTAAAGATAGAGACAATAGCTTTTGGCACCATCGATACTCTCTGTCATTATATGATCTATCTGATTTAGGTAATGCTCTATTAGAGATTAATACTGCAATTGATATAATTAAAAAATCTGAAGAACGGTTCAGAACTACTTTTCTTAATCACAAAGCTCAAGTATTAACTGCACTTGGTGATCAAACTAATGCACTAGCGATTTATCAAGAAGCGTTAAAATTCTGTACAAGTGATAAGTTTAGAAATTCAATTGAAACAGCTATAGGAAACTTATCTGGAACTCCAGAAAAATAA
- a CDS encoding CHAD domain-containing protein — MTTEQLTKDRQVSKARQWEQAMNKLYINFRDYSQDVLKGFGDEDIHQARVNSRKLLTLLSILDPGHSATEELYSTFKQAQKKLGKVRDADVLIASFKERRKAAKEAGDVKTAELLTAVIEHQKAKRKIFRKKLEEGLPKLSGKALDAQWTPFIDTQLEPLAAKKDANVVMRELEVAFEQKKKACKTLFKGPEAESKEAFEALHELRIAAKHLRYTANAAAFALNQKFHAHEAIYKDIQEQLGVINDKRVWLETLNSIGREELDVGKKTWAAFTESLRAEVLEALHQNEVVPVVPAAESTK, encoded by the coding sequence ATGACAACCGAACAACTGACAAAGGACAGGCAAGTAAGCAAGGCCAGACAATGGGAGCAGGCAATGAACAAGCTGTATATCAACTTCCGGGACTACAGCCAAGATGTGCTGAAGGGCTTCGGAGATGAAGATATTCATCAGGCCAGAGTCAACAGCCGCAAGCTTCTGACGCTCCTGTCCATTCTTGATCCGGGCCATTCGGCTACGGAAGAGTTGTACAGCACCTTCAAGCAGGCACAGAAGAAGCTCGGCAAGGTACGGGACGCAGATGTACTGATCGCATCGTTCAAGGAACGGCGCAAGGCCGCCAAAGAGGCGGGCGATGTCAAAACCGCCGAACTGCTCACAGCAGTAATCGAACACCAGAAGGCCAAGCGGAAGATATTCCGCAAGAAGCTGGAGGAAGGGCTCCCGAAGCTGTCCGGCAAAGCTCTTGATGCGCAGTGGACCCCTTTTATCGATACACAGCTGGAGCCGCTCGCCGCCAAAAAAGATGCCAATGTGGTCATGCGCGAGCTTGAGGTCGCTTTTGAGCAGAAGAAAAAAGCCTGCAAGACCCTGTTCAAGGGGCCTGAGGCTGAATCGAAGGAAGCCTTCGAAGCTCTTCATGAGCTGCGGATTGCCGCCAAGCATCTGCGCTATACCGCTAACGCGGCCGCTTTTGCGCTGAATCAGAAATTCCATGCCCACGAGGCCATCTACAAGGATATTCAGGAGCAGCTCGGGGTGATTAATGATAAGCGGGTGTGGCTCGAAACACTGAATTCCATTGGACGTGAAGAGCTGGATGTCGGCAAAAAAACATGGGCGGCATTCACCGAAAGTCTGCGCGCAGAGGTACTGGAAGCATTGCACCAGAATGAGGTTGTCCCTGTTGTTCCTGCAGCAGAGAGCACGAAATAA
- a CDS encoding carbon-nitrogen family hydrolase, which translates to MKIALIQLDIAFGNPEVNYAAAERKIREAAAGNPDCIILPELWTTGYDLTRLDEIADHGGQAAGALISSLALEYGINIIAGSVAVRQDTGVTNSMFVFDRTGALAGQYSKLHLFKLMDEHLYLQPGSAKGLFKLDGTLCAGLICYDIRFPEWVRVHMSEGAEVLFVSAEWPLPRLSHWRALLISRAIENQCYVVACNRSGSDPANIFGGHSMIIDPWGEIVSEASGSEEILSGEINLARVQEVRGHIPVFSDRRPELYL; encoded by the coding sequence ATGAAAATAGCCCTGATTCAGCTCGATATAGCATTCGGCAATCCGGAGGTGAATTATGCTGCGGCAGAACGAAAAATTCGCGAAGCCGCCGCCGGCAACCCGGACTGCATAATCCTTCCCGAATTGTGGACGACCGGCTACGATCTGACCCGGCTGGATGAGATCGCTGATCACGGGGGCCAGGCTGCCGGGGCACTGATTTCCAGTCTAGCCCTGGAATATGGGATTAATATCATCGCCGGCTCAGTCGCCGTGAGACAGGATACCGGAGTCACCAATAGCATGTTCGTCTTTGACCGTACCGGAGCACTCGCCGGGCAGTACAGCAAGCTGCATCTGTTCAAGCTGATGGATGAGCATCTCTACCTCCAGCCCGGCTCTGCCAAAGGACTGTTCAAGCTGGACGGCACCTTATGCGCCGGATTAATCTGCTATGACATCCGTTTTCCGGAATGGGTCCGTGTTCATATGTCAGAGGGCGCAGAAGTGCTATTCGTCAGTGCAGAATGGCCGCTGCCCCGCTTATCCCACTGGCGGGCGCTGCTGATCAGCCGGGCTATTGAGAACCAGTGCTACGTGGTGGCCTGCAACCGCTCCGGTTCTGATCCGGCCAACATTTTTGGCGGCCATTCCATGATTATTGACCCTTGGGGAGAGATTGTGAGCGAGGCTTCCGGCAGCGAAGAGATTCTCAGCGGCGAGATCAACCTCGCCAGGGTGCAGGAAGTGCGCGGGCACATCCCGGTCTTCTCCGACCGGCGGCCGGAGCTGTATCTGTAG
- the ytxJ gene encoding bacillithiol system redox-active protein YtxJ: MSIQQIHTLDELQQYVGQPGKKLLFKHSTTCPISAKANEEFQAYTQNSDTPAAIVHVIEDRPVSNQIAEDFGIKHESPQIFLLEDGEVRWNTSHWKITRGAIKEAVEQ; the protein is encoded by the coding sequence ATGTCTATTCAACAAATCCATACACTGGATGAACTGCAACAATACGTAGGGCAACCCGGCAAAAAATTGCTCTTCAAGCACAGCACCACCTGCCCGATCAGCGCCAAAGCAAATGAGGAGTTCCAGGCCTATACACAGAATTCCGACACGCCTGCCGCCATTGTACATGTTATCGAAGACCGTCCGGTTTCCAATCAGATTGCCGAGGATTTCGGGATTAAGCATGAATCGCCGCAGATTTTCCTGCTGGAGGATGGTGAGGTCCGCTGGAACACTTCCCACTGGAAAATCACCCGTGGCGCCATCAAGGAAGCTGTGGAGCAATGA
- a CDS encoding SDR family NAD(P)-dependent oxidoreductase, protein MKRVAFVTGADRGLGFYMVRFLLENKYTVFAGQYLAESEALGVLQAQYQDMLMLVPLDIGSAESVKEAARSIAGSTGHIDIIINNAGIIHRADKATILVDMDDEAMAQLYNVNTLGALRVSNALMGLLLQSKQRLIINISSEAGSISRNKRINMYGYCMSKAALNMQSSLMHNHLRMLGGQVMVFHPGWLQSCIYGEKDLKAVTTPEESAYKIMNIVQEHKKYLGEEPVYIDLDGNHWPW, encoded by the coding sequence ATGAAAAGGGTCGCTTTTGTTACCGGTGCTGACCGCGGGCTCGGGTTTTACATGGTACGCTTTCTTCTGGAGAATAAGTACACAGTTTTTGCTGGCCAGTATTTAGCAGAATCGGAGGCTTTGGGAGTTTTGCAAGCGCAATACCAGGACATGCTGATGCTGGTCCCTCTTGATATCGGCAGCGCAGAGAGTGTGAAGGAAGCAGCACGGAGTATTGCCGGCAGTACGGGCCATATCGATATTATTATCAACAATGCCGGTATTATCCACCGCGCAGACAAAGCAACAATACTCGTGGATATGGATGATGAGGCCATGGCGCAGCTCTATAATGTGAACACACTCGGTGCGCTCAGAGTGAGCAATGCGCTCATGGGATTGCTGCTGCAGAGCAAACAGCGTCTGATTATTAACATCTCCTCAGAGGCCGGCAGTATCAGCCGGAATAAAAGGATTAATATGTACGGCTATTGCATGTCGAAGGCGGCGCTGAATATGCAGTCCTCGCTGATGCACAACCATCTGCGTATGCTGGGCGGACAGGTCATGGTCTTCCATCCCGGGTGGCTGCAGTCTTGCATATACGGAGAGAAGGATTTGAAAGCGGTGACAACTCCGGAGGAGTCGGCCTATAAGATCATGAATATTGTTCAGGAGCATAAGAAGTATCTGGGCGAGGAACCGGTTTACATCGATCTGGACGGCAATCACTGGCCCTGGTAA
- a CDS encoding glutaredoxin family protein — protein MSQNVIIYSTSGCSDCNQVKQLLESKGIPFEVRDVMTSTVYQEEVEKLGFMGVPVTVSGDRAVKGFNLPELQELIEAAGH, from the coding sequence ATGAGCCAGAACGTAATCATCTATTCCACATCCGGCTGCAGCGACTGCAATCAGGTGAAGCAGCTGCTTGAGAGCAAAGGCATTCCCTTCGAAGTCAGAGATGTGATGACCAGTACTGTCTATCAGGAAGAAGTCGAGAAGCTGGGCTTCATGGGTGTTCCAGTCACCGTATCCGGAGACCGGGCTGTCAAGGGCTTCAATCTTCCTGAGCTTCAGGAGCTTATTGAAGCAGCTGGTCATTAA
- a CDS encoding thioredoxin family protein has protein sequence MAMIIADNAGAVREQLKAGGTVLVDYGASWCPPCRTLLPILEELNAEYGDDVSMIKVDCDELPELASEAGVMSMPTVIVYSGGQPVEKLVGLRPKSVYQGVLNKVAGVVRGTL, from the coding sequence ATGGCTATGATAATTGCCGATAACGCCGGAGCTGTACGTGAACAGCTGAAGGCCGGCGGAACCGTGCTGGTGGATTACGGTGCGTCCTGGTGTCCGCCCTGCAGAACCCTGCTGCCGATTCTGGAAGAGCTGAATGCCGAATACGGGGATGACGTAAGTATGATTAAGGTGGACTGTGATGAACTGCCGGAGCTTGCATCGGAAGCCGGTGTGATGAGCATGCCGACAGTGATCGTATACAGCGGAGGTCAACCTGTGGAGAAGCTGGTCGGCCTGCGGCCAAAATCCGTATATCAGGGTGTGTTGAACAAAGTTGCCGGAGTGGTACGCGGCACTCTTTAA
- a CDS encoding MerR family transcriptional regulator yields MKIGELATLTGVSVRSLRYYERQGLIKPLRQDNGYREYSPLAVDTVETIKLYLNLGLSTEEIAGFLHCVLKNKEAFCAEVMPLYRSKLEEIERQLIELNQIKLNLQERMASILQEQQNEAE; encoded by the coding sequence ATGAAAATAGGTGAATTAGCCACACTTACGGGCGTAAGCGTCCGTTCATTGCGATATTATGAGCGTCAGGGACTGATCAAACCGCTGCGCCAGGACAACGGGTACCGTGAATACTCTCCGCTTGCCGTGGATACGGTGGAGACAATTAAGCTGTATTTGAATCTTGGCTTGTCGACAGAAGAGATTGCCGGATTCCTGCACTGTGTTCTGAAGAATAAAGAGGCGTTCTGTGCAGAAGTGATGCCGCTGTACCGCAGCAAGCTGGAAGAGATTGAACGTCAGCTGATTGAGCTGAATCAGATCAAGCTGAACCTGCAGGAGCGGATGGCTTCAATTCTGCAAGAGCAGCAGAATGAAGCGGAATAA
- a CDS encoding ThuA domain-containing protein, with amino-acid sequence MTSFKALAFGSYTEVKYHPFAGVDREIEQLLEPEFQVASTEDYGLMNKEQLSDCKLVVSYTEFSDEKLSAAQSGALLSYVAGGGGLLVVHNGISLQRNQELGVMLGAHFTHHPDYTALHMTIPNREHPIMQGINDFVIEDEPYYFEQVPYFESTILAEYPHGGAMRQAAWCHEFGQGRVVYLMPGHHLPSFSVEPFRLMIRRGGLWAAGLL; translated from the coding sequence ATGACTTCCTTCAAAGCACTTGCGTTTGGCAGCTATACCGAGGTTAAGTACCATCCTTTCGCCGGAGTTGACCGCGAGATTGAGCAGCTGCTGGAACCGGAATTTCAGGTGGCTTCGACTGAGGATTACGGGCTGATGAACAAGGAACAATTGTCGGACTGCAAGCTGGTGGTCTCCTATACTGAATTCTCTGATGAGAAATTATCCGCTGCGCAGAGCGGTGCCCTGCTGTCTTATGTGGCTGGCGGCGGGGGGCTGCTCGTAGTGCACAACGGAATCTCCCTGCAGCGCAATCAGGAGCTCGGCGTAATGCTGGGCGCCCATTTCACCCATCATCCGGACTATACCGCGCTTCATATGACGATTCCCAACCGGGAGCATCCGATTATGCAGGGTATCAATGACTTTGTGATTGAGGATGAGCCGTACTATTTTGAGCAGGTGCCATACTTCGAATCAACCATTCTCGCAGAATATCCCCATGGAGGGGCGATGCGGCAGGCGGCCTGGTGCCATGAATTCGGACAAGGGCGGGTAGTCTACCTGATGCCCGGCCATCATCTGCCTTCCTTCTCGGTAGAGCCGTTCCGCCTGATGATCCGCAGAGGCGGGTTATGGGCAGCCGGACTGCTGTAA
- a CDS encoding lipoate--protein ligase family protein, which produces MRSEPYNVLENGVAGRLPEEMVLFTHLSGEAEETEETESGQEMLVPFAFEEMLCRDVGAGQVPPVLHLWSHPGGVALGLRDSRLPRAGAAMQALEAQGIRTAVRHSGGAAVPLDAGIVSVSLLLPKRPGKLDFHDDFRLLASLIAEAVAVSHPQAAALIRAEEVTGSYCPGDFDLAIGGRKFCGIAQRRQSNAYFVHAFVVVSGSGQARGELIRSFYAQAADGDESLEYPRVQPETIAALGELGGPDSAAVFTAGIRQAVARRGTLLKPADRLQQETGYSLQYGDPRVLQAAHVLRERYAR; this is translated from the coding sequence ATGAGAAGTGAACCTTATAATGTGCTGGAAAATGGAGTGGCGGGCAGGCTGCCTGAAGAGATGGTGCTCTTCACGCATTTGAGCGGGGAAGCGGAGGAAACGGAGGAAACGGAATCCGGGCAGGAAATGCTGGTTCCGTTTGCCTTCGAGGAAATGCTGTGCCGGGATGTCGGAGCCGGACAGGTTCCGCCGGTACTGCATCTTTGGAGCCACCCGGGCGGTGTGGCGCTGGGGCTGCGGGACAGCAGGCTGCCCCGTGCAGGAGCGGCGATGCAGGCGCTTGAGGCGCAGGGAATTCGCACGGCGGTCCGGCATTCAGGCGGCGCTGCGGTGCCGCTGGATGCTGGGATCGTGAGCGTGTCCCTGCTGCTGCCCAAACGTCCGGGCAAGCTGGACTTTCACGATGATTTCCGGCTGCTGGCTTCGCTGATTGCCGAAGCCGTAGCTGTGAGCCATCCGCAGGCGGCGGCTCTGATCCGTGCCGAAGAAGTCACCGGGTCGTATTGCCCCGGTGACTTCGACCTGGCTATCGGCGGCCGCAAGTTCTGCGGCATTGCCCAGCGGAGACAGAGCAATGCGTACTTCGTCCACGCGTTTGTTGTCGTGTCCGGCTCCGGGCAAGCGCGCGGAGAACTCATCCGCAGCTTCTATGCACAGGCAGCGGACGGGGACGAATCGCTGGAATATCCCCGCGTGCAGCCGGAGACGATCGCCGCGCTCGGGGAGCTTGGCGGCCCGGATTCGGCCGCAGTCTTCACCGCAGGCATCCGGCAGGCGGTTGCCCGCCGGGGCACGCTGCTGAAGCCTGCGGATCGCCTGCAGCAGGAGACCGGCTACAGCCTTCAGTACGGCGATCCGCGGGTACTGCAGGCGGCGCATGTGCTGCGGGAGCGATACGCGCGCTGA